In Anguilla rostrata isolate EN2019 chromosome 1, ASM1855537v3, whole genome shotgun sequence, a genomic segment contains:
- the fam98b gene encoding protein FAM98B yields the protein MEYDILDILEQLGYNGPLLNEEVLVKASEGGLSSPEYIDLCVWLTSRLKRLCCLEENLSADPGDIDGLQFEISGLLKELSCPYATLVSGDVQQRLKNKDDCLKLILFLSSELQAAQVMQTKSVQESTSVEQNTASPDLRLICRVLGLSESECLDPAQLFSTIETKISNILERIPKEHIGKPVLKSSIGGEQWAELEKINTVLSAEYECRRRMLIKRLDVTVQSFSWSERAKDQIDSMAKVYQPKRHSLKIKTSVSLEHLLAAREDICNVVKTSSGSSREKTTCAINKILMGRVPDRGGRPSEIEAPPPEMPPWQKRQEGGGRGGGWGGRGGGRGGGGGGKGGWGGREGGGKGGWGNDGGGKGGWGHQGGGKGGWGHQGGGGSGYYKGKGGDYY from the exons ATGGAGTACGATATCCTGGACATTTTGGAACAGCTCGG GTATAATGGGCCTTTGCTGAATGAAGAAGTCCTTGTAAAAGCATCCGAAGGCGGTTTGTCTTCACCCGAGTATATAGATCTGTGCGTATGGTTAACTTCTCGACTGAAACGCTTGTGCTGCTTAGAAGAAAATCTGTCTGCCGACCCAG GTGACATTGATGGACTTCAGTTTGAGATTAGCGGGTTGCTGAAAGAGCTGTCCTGCCCATATGCAACTCTAGTCTCGGGGGATGTGCAACAGAgactaaaaaataaagatgactGTCTAAAACTGATCT tgtttttaaGTTCAGAGCTGCAGGCTGCACAGGTAATGCAGACCAAGTCAGTTCAAGAGAGCACCAGCGTGGAACAGAACACAGCCTCTCCAGATCTCAGGCTCATCTGCAGAGTACTCGGTCTATCTGAATCAGAATGTCTGGATCCAGCCCAGTTATTTTCCACCATTGAAACCAAG ATAAGTAATATTCTTGAAAGAATTCCAAAGGAGCACATAGGCAAGCCAGTGTTGAAGTCCTCCATCGGTGGCGAACAGTGG GCGGAGCTGGAGAAGATCAACACGGTTCTGTCTGCCGAGTACGAGTGCCGAAGGAGGATGCTAATCAAGCGCCTGGACGTCACCGTTCAGTCCTTCAGCTGGTCAGAGAGAGCCAAG GACCAGATAGACAGTATGGCTAAAGTCTATCAGCCAAAGAGACATTCATTGAAAATTAAGACATCAGTAAGCCTTGAACACCTGCTTGCTGCCAGAGAGGACATTTGCAATGTTGTGAAAACGAGCAGTGGCTCAAGTCGGGAGAAGACCACCTGTGCTATTAACAAG ATCCTAATGGGCAGGGTGCCCGATCGAGGTGGACGCCCATCGGAAAtcgaagcccctccccccgagATGCCCCCATGGCAGAAGaggcaggaaggaggagggagaggcggCGGGTGGGGTGGACGAGGGGGTGGacgaggaggtgggggtggtgggaagggtggctgggggggtcgagagggaggggggaaaggtgGATGGGGCAACGACGGAGGAGGGAAAGGTGGGTGGGGCCaccagggaggggggaaaggtgGGTGGGGCCaccagggagggggaggaagtggATATTataaggggaaggggggagattATTattga